The following is a genomic window from Engystomops pustulosus chromosome 11, aEngPut4.maternal, whole genome shotgun sequence.
GTGACCATTATATTATAGACAACAGGTAGTCGTGTTAACTGAGCCTTATAGATAGAATAAGGGATCACTAGATCAGGGATGGAGTAAAACTGCCGTGGgccttgggctgtatgaatattatattctagaattcacttcctacatatagaACTAGAATCAGTTCTTGGGGAATGGGGAATGTGTTCCTTCTGCCGGCTTTCAATGTGCAGTTTCAGGATATTTTAGGACAAAtgtcctgaaatgtctcttgaaagtgtattgaaagcaggaacagatgtatgaggattccatgggtgaaggtccttttcattataaaattggttggctactgcccaaaccaccaaTATTACAATCCACTAATTCACAAGATACTGCATGAAACCAACCTCAGACCAGATTCGCATCCACAACTCCCGGGAGACGCTCTCCACAAACTCAGGATGTGACATCTGAACAGCCGTCACAAACCGCATGGCTGAAAAACTCCCTGTAAGATGGTTCCAAATTAATGTaattaagaaataaaaatgaaacaaatgaaataattgtttttatttcataTGCAATGCGCTAGTTCAATATAAAAGTATCAGTCGTAACATTGGAATCACTTGCCAAATATTAAGTGGGTTCCCTGGTATTGTCAAACAGCACTTGTAACTGTTACTGCAATATAATATTATGTCCTTCTCTGAAGCTCAGGAAATGGAGCTCAGGGAAACTAAGGAATTAATGTTTATATCAAAGTAACGCCAGGACTAAGGCATTCCAGCACACAGTCTATCCCTCCCCCCATGCTTGTCGACAAAGCTGATACTGACCTTTCTTAAGCATAACATGAAAAACATCACTGGGTTCGCGTACAGGAACCTGATAAAATTTGGCCAGCCTTCTCAGGTCCCTCCCCATGTAGGCACCTCTCTTTGGAACCAAAGCAGGTGGTGAATTCCCTGTTTGAGATAATAATCAGAGTCATTTCTGAGACTACTACATAACTGATTCTGCAATTGGTGTAGATTCAATTataccaaactttaacagggtaggtATAAGAACCCAATAGGGTCACCAATATTATACTTAAGTTGTTAAAATTTCTACTTCATCACCGGGAGTTAcaggacgtcacaggaagtcccacAGGGCAAATAGCTTTGTTCAAGCGGACTGAGCATGAAATAACATTTGGGTACATTGACATTAACACATACAATCAGAACAGAACACTAGAAAGGACACCGGGGACTAAATTACTTGGTCCCTGGTACCCAGCCAGCCACTCAGATACTCAGGACTTCGGCTTCCCCTAAGCCaggaaaaaggctaggcccggcaGGGAGTCACCTCTGAAACATGTTGTGTCTAGCATTGTATGTATACTCTCTTCACATAATTGTATGCCATGCTTTCTAGTGTCACATACCAGTTTTAGTCATTATTGCCCCAAGATTCCCTGGGCGTAAATGAATGTCTACGTTCCATATGTTCTTATATCGCAAAAGTACCTGTGATATAAAAAAAGCACAGctcaaaaaatatatagtaaataAAACCAGTAACAAAAAGACATAACTGTATATTCTGGAACTCAATTGTTGAGATATTTTTGTAAGGATCGATAAGCATATCATcaggtctttcacctgttaaattaacaaaactgcacctaaaaccaactgctgtaactgcaatgtgtgaacgcaccctgacagtgcgctcatcccctcctcttcTCCGCAGCATCGATGTATGCCCGTCGTACTACGGTACGGTAGGCATACATcgtgtaagggtgatgccacacatggctttttgaaccagtttttggtccgtttttaagcagtccgtccatgtgtttttgaaaaacgcatccgttGTTGACCAGTTCTAATTAAGATcattggtaaaaccagtcaaaaacggatgcgttttcaaaaaatgcatgcataaacagactgcttaaaaaccggaccaaaaacagggtcaaaacgccatgtgtggcatcaccctgaatgTAACCTGAGGTCGGTGCCACATGTACCGccttgtctgcgtttgaaaacgcaaacgcagacaaagccgcgcccaccagGGCGGGCCTCGGGACGATCCCATCGGCgtttggaaacgcctgcgatcaggaatgAGTCGTccgtgttttgcgttaatttaatgcaaaacaccggcggctcgttcccaatcgcaggcgttccatagaaacgccgatgcgatcgggcctcggcctgccccggtgggcgtggctttgtctgcgttttgaaacgcagacaaagcggtgcgtgtggcactggcctaagggcgcattcacaccatgtgttgcgttttttgatgcgtttttgaggcattccaaaggcttcagccttgatcacgtgCTAAAGTTACACTGCGTTTCCATCTGCGCTCGTtatccatcattatatcactgagATCAAAAAGAGACCCGTCCTACTCCCACGTGAGAACACGCCCCAATAAATGTCCCCAcaaatcccccccagtaatgtcccccataaatccccccagtaatgtctcacacaaatccccccagtaatgtcccccataaatCCCCGCAGTAATGTCGCACAcaaatccccccagtaatgtcccccacaaatccccccagtaatgtcccccacaaatccCCCCAGTAATGGCCTCCATAACTTCTCGACCctagatcatgtgatgtcacacaggtgacaaAATATCACaaaagctctgattactctctgtgatataatgagctgtgcacctgtgtgacatcacatgaccagggaccagtttcTATCCatgggaagtaaacaatgaacctAGAGATCTAGAatctgagatctagaaaacagcaaggaattggaaaattgtactacttttcattacacaaaccatatcgaTTATTTATCCACTTAAAAATATTGCAATGTTTATAGGAGCATCTGCTTTGTTTTACCATCTGTAATGTTGGCTCTTGCTACATCTATTCATCTCCCCTGAATTTTGAAAGTGGGTCGACTTGCGAGGTACTCCCTGAAGTCAGCTGGGTTTGTTCTTTATCACctaatgataatctttatttatatagcgccatcaaatccaGCAGCGCTTTATACCTACTAACTCCTTCTGTACATTTGGGTCCTGAGTACTTTTAACCCTAACCATTTATTCCTTTTCTAGATTGTTCTATCTGATAACCTTATGCTGAGCCCTCAAGGGTATGTTTACATCTATGTTTAGAGGTCCCTATAAATGAACAGAAAAAGGGACTACTAcctctggggaagggggggggggggtgttatatattcAAAAGATGTGTATATTATTAATGGTAATAAACAATGGATCTTAAAAAAATGTGGTGAGATAACCTTGCTGATACATATTTATGTTACATTAAAGCTGCTCTTTTACATTCTACTATTCTTCTTATGTAGTTTAGTCACAACCATAACAATAAGCCACGCTCACTCTTTAAAAGGTCACTCCAACTTTAGCCATAACTTCTGCACAATGTTCACTCTGATAATAACCCTGACAGGTTCACATGACAGCTGCCGGGCTGTATGTACAGAATAAGCAACACACAAACAATATACACATAACAATACACAACTGCACTGCAAAACTGCGCAACAGGACAATAGAAAGGAAAAAACGTTTATAAATGTTACAACTACAACCGCTTCTGCACATTCTGTCTTATTATTGGGGTGTAAAAGATTAAAGAACTGCACTATGAGCAAATCCCCAATAGATGACAATATGAAAGAGAATAGTAATGAGAGTTATACAGCAAAGTCTAGATCCAGTAATTGGCTGTACATGTGGAATATGCAGACTATTGCAGAATGTacaatgtgctgcagatacatcaCCCTAAATATTCTCTTACCTCAAACCCCAGCCAGGAGTAGGGGGACACCACATCATAGAACAGCTCTAACACTTTTGGCTTAGACATGTCTTCTGCCTTCCCCCTTGAAGAGAAGGATTGTGGGAAGAGAATTTCCTCCGCCCCTTGTATTATTCTGACCTTGTCTACAGACTGTAGACAGTGAAGCCTTCTACTGCCCCCTACTGTTAGTTATAATTGTTGCATCAGCACATATTTAAAAAGCACAGATCCTTTTGACAAGATAAAAATCAATAGTATCTTTGTATTTAAGACATAGATATCATAAATTGGGTATAAAGTATCTGCGGATGTGCTCTGTATGATAGGTCTTACATTGTCTGTATCATTGCATAGAAGCCAGGGCAGAAGAGATTGGTAAAAAAGATGGGAGTGATCACTGGAAggtgatttattttattatttattcaacACTGGAAAGCATTGTATCTAATGTAatggtatactgtatataaattagtGGCACTGCATCTAAATTAATTTTGAGGAGGGAACAGTATCTGAATTCATTACTGTATGTAGCGCCCTGTAACAGTggagcattgaactttggacattgTGAACTTTGCCACTTCCCCTATACAAACCCAGCGCTTACTTTTACAGCATGCGTTAACTTGTATTAATCtatagtgtgtagtatagtatagtctgTTATATAAATTCTGGTTGttattactgtatctgtatagactagtagaaagggttagTGAACACTGAGAGACAGGCATGACTGTGTATCTTTGTCTGTCAGAAGCCAATCATTTTCCACAGATTTTTTGCTGAAGAAAAACAGAGTTGTTCaccagcatacctcccaaccgtcctgaAATCAACAGGACAGTCCCagtttttgggctctgtcccgtCGTCACGGGAGTCAcgggtcccccccccctcccccggtttgtcccgcctcctcctggtcccGTAGATAAGAGCTGAAGAGCAGCCGAAGCATCAAAaccaggaggaggtgggatcAGCccatgctacctcctcacatgtttGCTGCaggagtcatgtgaggaggtagctctgCCCCTGGCTGGTCCCTCTCCCTCCGAGAGTCAGTCGGAGCCCGGGAGAAGAAATGACTGCAGCAGTGGAACGAGGAAAGGTAAGAAACGGGGGTTTTTATTGCCAAGAGACAGGGAGAGAAAGCTGTAGGTCAGGAGGGGGATAGAGAACAGTGGGagctgaaggacagggggaggctgctggaggacactggACTAGgctgctggagaacaggaggaggctgctggaggacacaggaggaggcttctggaggacacaggaggaggctgcaggaggaggctactgggggacacaggaagaggctgctggaggacacaggaggaagcTGCTGGAGGACACGGGAGGAGACTGCTGGAGGAGGCTTCTGGAGGACACaaaaggaggctgctggaggacacaaaaggaggctgctgcaggacacaggaggaggctgctggaggacaggggaggaggctgctggaggagaggggaggaggctgctgcaggacacGGGAGGAGGccactggaggacacaggaggaggccgcTGGAGGACACTGGAGGAGGCCACTAGAGGACacgagaggaggatagaggacaggaagaGCTGTAGCACACaaaaggaggctagaggacagggggagctgaaggacaggaagaggaggctggaggacaaaggaggaggatggagaacaggaagagggggctggaggacacaggaggaggatggaggacaggaagaggaagctggaggacacaggaggatagAGGAAAGAGTGAGGGGAGCTGGAGGACACATGGGGGGGGCGAGCGGAAAGTGAGGGGGGTAGCGGATGGGCGTCGCCTGTGCCACCCTGCAGAGTGATGGGCAGACGGCTCAGGAAAGTGGCTGGCTCGCTGGCGGGCAGGTCAGAGAGGTGCCGGGTGGGTGGCTCAAGTAGGTGGTGGATGGGAGATCCAGAAGAGAGGTGGGCGTGTCAGGAGGGGGCTCTGTAGCAGTTGCTAAGACTGCTACGGAGGGCCCTCCTTTGGGCGTCCAGCTCCCACTCCCTCCCCCGCACCTATTTTTTGTGAGTATATATACTTGATGAAATAAAAAAGAAGATATCCACAACTACtatttggtgagtgccatccttgctTTCTACATTGCATTTTCGTTGTTTGGACTTTTGGTTCATGTTAGGATTTGAGGATTTGAGCACCACTGAGGATACATACCTCCACATATATGGAACCCATGCACTCCCAAGTGTGACAACCTACCCCTCGATCTTGTGGATAGGAGTAGTGCTATCTTTCTTTATTTACTGTGAACTTAGACTTTAATCTCATCCTACAGATAAAGACCAGATTGTGAAATTTAGATCTCAGACTAAACGTACTACCTAGATCCATGAATAAATACAGATTCTCACAACATACTGACATCAGACCCCAGAATACTTAAAAGTTTCAGTTTATGTCCAGCTAACACCAGCGTTAGAGGTGTCCTTTATTCTTTTCCTTTATAGAAGAGAATAATGGAGGTCAATTGCTGAAGGTGAAGGTCTTCTATTCACCTTCTGTTCTCCTTAGGGTTTCATGCATGTAAGGGCAGCTTCTCCAATTTGTAAGAAACAACAATTATGCAGATTAGATCAACATTTTTATCACCTTTACTAAGGAAACGACAACAATGTACCTATCAGGAGTATAATTTTTACTAGGTTATCTAtgatatgctgattttaaaaatttctttgtcagcattctaaatcatttcagtagtttataaaactttgtttcacattacctggcctcctgccagcagtgtgtggtgagtcccaaggAGAAGGcatctgcagcatgtgtgtgcctgtatctcctcatgcatTTTCCTGTCCTCCacacccctccctcccctggCTACTCAATGCAAATAACTCTTCCCGAGGCtctccacatgctgctggcagggaattttataatattatgcttaaaatcagcatagaataggCCAGTGATAGCAaaacttttagagaccgagtgcccaaactacaaccaaaatccacttatttaccatgaagcgccaacatggcatttcaagcagtaacttattgctacctgttcttcaacatcattcaattgtattggcctcctgaggccaccaatacagtttaaagaaggtgggctaattcagaccatcattgtccaggaagcaaaaatgataaaaacacaatgcagcacacttccataccacagAAGCTAACATCACAGTCCGAAACGGATCCAACAACtcccactttaaacaataaagaaaggagtataaaaaaaactctgaccggagctcctaatgattccaataaaattccttcaaagatcttcattTATTATATTCaaccgatgaggaaagttttgcAACAAGACGTCGGTCACTATTtagaacgtccttaaggtgcagttttctccttaaactcactcacCGGTGTGGTAGCAAAAGCTAAAAGAGAAAGgaggcaccaaatcgcatagtacgttcttaaaaccttggatttttttcttaaaagttatactcacaagagtatgtttaaaatgtgcataaaacagtatacaaaacgggacgccagctccactcgctcgcccattgtccaggaagaatggtgggtccagcaggaaatcattcaaagacaatgcagttctgtcaacaccttctcacttttcccacagtttcaAACAACCAATGAAgtcagccagatcttgttgcagtgagctctgcagatttttgaggcagataacctttaaaaaaagcatcagtaaagcgagtgtgtgagcttggcgacaagtgtgcattgatccgaagtgtgtgcagtgtcttaagtgtgacttaggtttaagggacttaagtttgagggactttagcaggtaactgctgtgttttgtgttactctgactgtaaattcttctttctgtgcatatttctattgtaatccccattagaataatggactccataagtggcattgctacacggtgtacatcctgtgccatgtatgctttccttgaacagccgttcgagggggagtactgctgtgtggggtgtgtgaaaattgctcatctggaagcccagattctggatctaaatgagcaagtttcaaggctgcgggcaattgataatatggaacgaagtttgctgctcctggagcacaaactctctggggaagatgggtgtggggagggaagtatggaggtgcagagtgagggggcagctagttgggtaacatgtagaaggcggggtagagggaagagttgtagggagtctagtcctgatctggtgcaccccaataagtttgccaggctggcggatgagggggatatcagctctggggtagcaatgctgcagaaagacatggccgctagcaaccaggggaatgtctgctccggtaagaagggtaatgggagcacaggcaaggtcagacaggtgctggtagtgggagatttgattattaggggaacacacagggcaatctgtcacaaagaccgtgcataccgaacagtgtgttgtttgccgggtgctcgggttcggcatgttgcggaacgggttgacggattactgggaggggctggtgaggaaccagcggtcatggtccacattggcactaatgacaaagtaagaggtaggtggaaggtccttaaaaatgatttcagagatttaggccataagctcagggcaaggacctcaaaggtaattttctccgaaatactgcctgtaccacgtgccacaccagaaaggcagcgggagatcaaggaggtaaataagtggctcaaaagttggtgtaggaaggagggttttgggttcatggagaactggacttacttttctgtcggctacaggctctacagtagggatgggctgcacctaaatggggagggggccactgttttaggggaaaaaatggctagaaggtttgaggagtgtttaaactagagacctggggggagggcaactacacttgtgcagggcaaatagacagtgtacataaagagctgggaagagtcatagtccatgggggaggaaggggggctggaatgggctgttactatagatgattatagtctttttagaaaggatcgtataaataaaaaaggtggaggggtttgtttatatgtgaattcttgcctcaagcccatcctgcgagatgacatcagtaacacgaatgtggagtccctatgggtggagataaggggagggaaaaagaataataaaatattactaggggtttgctataaggctccaaatataatggaggcagcagaggaaatgctgataagtgaaatggatgcggcttcaaagcatggtgaagtacttatcatgggggacttcaattacccagatatcgaatggggggcagaaacctgcaggtccttcaaaggcagcaggttcttgtcaacaacaaaagacaattacctgtcgcaactagtcctggagccaacaagaaggggggcactgctggaccttatcctgaccaacagacctgatagggtatcaaaactacaggttggggggaacctggggaatagtgatcataatatcattgattttgtattacgctttactaagagcgttagtgaaggggcaaccaacactctaaactttctggagggcaaattttcagcaactaagggaagaccttaaaggcatagactgggataatgttctcaaagacaaaagccccccccaaaaatgggactttttctcatatattctgaaaaagtcctgtgagaaacacataccttatgggaaaaagcataaaaggaacaagaaaaaccctatgtggctaactagtcttgtaaggaaagcaataagcgagaaagataaagcgtttaaggtgctaaaacgtgaaggtagcaatgaggcattagaggattatagagagaaaaataaatcctgtaaaaagcagataaaggccgccaaaatagagactgagagaaatattgccagggagagcaaaaataatcccaaattatttttcaagtatataaatgataagaaactaaaaacagagagtgtgggtccccttagaaataacatgggggtcatggtggaaggagatgaggaaagggccaatctactgaatgtcgccttctcaactgtctttacccaggaaaatcccctggtggaagacacaatgaggaataatgtaaattctttttataatgtcaacagtttaacccaggaagaggtacggcgctgcctctcaaccactaagatagataaatcacctgggccagatggcatacacccccgggttctgcatgaattatgtatggtgatagacaaaccattatttttaatatttgaagattcactgaggactggttatgttccacaggaatggcgcatagcaaatgtggtaccaatatacaaaaaaggatcaaatagtgatcctggaaactacagacccgtgagtctaactgctgtggtggggaaaatatttgaggggtttattagagatgctatcctggagtatctcactgtgcacaaccttataacccagcgtcagcatgggtttatgagagatcggtcctgtcagactaatctgattggtttctacgaggaggtaagttcaagactggatctgggggacgctgtagatgttgtatatttggacttttcaaaggcatttgacaccgtgccacataaaaggttggtatataaaatgagactgctgggaataggagaaaatctgtgtatttgggtaagtaattggcttagtgatagaaacagagggtggtcattaatggcacattctcagattgggttgatgttaccagtggagtgccacaggggtcagtattggggccacttctttttaatatttttattaatgaccttgtagtgggtttacacagtcaagtttcaatatttgcagatgatactaagctgtgtaaagtaataaatactgaggtcgatagtttagcattacagagggatttgtggaagcttgagggatgggcagagaaatggttgatgaggtttaatgtagataaatgtaaagttatgcacttgggccatggaaacaaaaagtataattatgttctaaacggtcaattacttagtaaaactgaagctgaaaaggacttgggggtattggtggatggtaaacttaattttagtgaccagagccaggcggctgctgctaaagcaaataaaataatgggatgtatcaagagaagaatagattctcatgataaagacataattttgcccttatacaaatccctggtcagaccacacatggaatattgtgtacagttttgggcaccagtgtataaaaaggatatagtagagctggaacgggtgcagaggagagcaaccaggattattaggggaatgggggaactagaatacactgacagattaaaaaatttgggattattcagtttagaaaaaagacggctgaggggagacctcattacaatgtacaaatacctgaacggacagtacaaggatctctccaaagatctttttatacctcggcctgtgaccaggacaagggggcatcctctacgcctagaggagaggcgattttaccatcaccatagacaaaggttctttactgtaagagcagtgagactatggaactctctgccgcaggaggttgttatggcggactctatgtgcatgttcaagagaggcctggttgactttctggagagaaaaaatatcacgggttatggggataaaacatttatttaattcttaaaggttggacttgatggacttgtgtctccttccagccttatatactatgatactaagtgtcgctttaaaatagcactggtgctaagttgcttgggactgcaggaagattaggtggacttggtcctgtttggtaaaattggggcaatggcctgagtgcccacagaaagggctccgagtgccacctctcggttcgccaccactggcataggctattggaacctgtcattagctgaAAAGGACATTTATTGTGCCAGGTTTGcttaaaacttaaagggaatgtaccaCAAagctcaaggattgtaaaccaagcacacttacatgcatgtGTATCTTTCTGTCAGGATCCACCTCTTCTTATATTTTCTTATTggcttttttgtacaaaaaaggctttcaaaaatatgcaaatgagcccgaggctCCAAGTGCTCCTGCA
Proteins encoded in this region:
- the LOC140105915 gene encoding glutathione S-transferase kappa 1-like — encoded protein: MSKPKVLELFYDVVSPYSWLGFEVLLRYKNIWNVDIHLRPGNLGAIMTKTGNSPPALVPKRGAYMGRDLRRLAKFYQVPVREPSDVFHVMLKKGSFSAMRFVTAVQMSHPEFVESVSRELWMRIWSEDKDITEPESLLEAAEKAGIPEDLAKKSLSSITSPEVKNKLKENTEKALEYGVFGMPSIVAHINDKPELFFGSDRFELLAHLLGEKWLGPVPQKSHL